The window GGTGTATTTCTTATCACCTACGACAACGGTATGTCCCGCATTGTTCCCTCCCTGAGCTCTTACAACCACATCGGCATGACCTGCCAGATAGTCAATCAGCTTCCCTTTTCCCTCATCGCCCCATTGAGCGCCAATAATCGCTGTAGATGACATCTTCTTTACTCACTCCTTATTCCTTCTTACCTCTTTTATGGTGTTAAGGCTAGGTTTATCGTACCACATGCCTGAAAAAGCGTCAATGGAAGCGTCTTCATTATCGCCATTAGCAAAGCCCGCCTTACGACGGGCTTGACCAACACTATCTACGCTTCAGCTTTTTCCAAATATTCGTTCAGTTCAGATACTAGCTTGGATACATCAATGCCATGAACCTGACCGGCATCAGCAATGCTTTCCATGGTAGCACCAGGGCATCCCAGGCAGGCAAGGCCATGTTTCATAAAGATAGGCGCCACTCCCGGATCCATGTTTAAGACATCCATAATTGTCATGCTTTCATTTACTTTTGACATTCTATCCCTCCTTAGACGAAAAGTCGCCCTAAATCCATACAAAATCTATCAGAATTATTGTACCATGGAACGCTTTTACTGACAACCAGCATCTGATTTCTTACATATATTTTGAAGCGTCCACAAATTTTTGAAACTGTCCTAGCCAAACCATTTCAACGGTTCCAGTTTCTCCGTGCCGATGTTTTGCCATAATAATTTCGGCCAGGTTTTGTTGTTCGCTTTCTTCATCGTAATAGGCTTCCCGGTAGAGGAAGATTACCACGTCGGCATCCTGCTCGATCGCACCGGATTCTCTTAAATCCGAAAGAATCGGTTTATGATCCGCCCGTTGCTCAGGAGCACGTGAAAGCTGGGACAAAGCAATGACCGGACAATCCAGTTCTTTTGCCATAATCTTAAGATTTCTGGAGATGGCCGATATTTCCTGCTGCCGGTTTTCAGTGCGTCCATCTCCCTGCATTAGCTGCAAATAGTCAATGAGAACCAGATCCAGCCCCTTTTCCATTTTTAGTCGCCGGGCCTTTGAACGCATCTGTGTCACCGAAATGCCGGCAGAATCATCAAAAAAGATCTTCGCTGCCGATAATGGAACCATGGCCTGAGCAATGCGACCCCATTCTTCGTCGTTGAGCTGACCACTCTGGATTTTTCCCAGATCTACCATCGATTCAGCTGCCAACATTCGTAGAATCAATTGTTCCTTCGACATTTCCAAGCTAAAAATAGCCACAGCCGCATCGGATTTTAAGGCAGCGTTCTGAGCAAGGTTCAGAGCAAAGGCTGACTTACCCATGGCCGGACGTGCCGCTACCAGAATTAAGTCGGAAGCATGAAGGCCGTTAAGTTTGTTGTCAATGTCTAAAAATCCGGTACTAAGTCCGGTGACAGCTTGCTTGTTTTCATAGCGGGCTTCAATTTCGTCAAAAGCTTCACTGACCACTTCCTGAATGCTGGTAAATCCTTGCCGATATTGTTTTTGTGTAATATCATAAATATTTTTCTGCGCCTGCTCCAGTAGTTCCTGTACGTTAACGTCTGGCCGGTATCCCTGCTCCGCAATTTCTCTGGAAGAGCTGATAAGCCTTCTCAATACCGCTTTTTCTTCTACTATTTTGGCATAGTATTCCACATTGATGGTTAAGGGTACTGACGTTGTAAGGCTGGTGATATAAGGAATACCACCAATCGCCGCTAAGGTTTCTCTTTTTTTTAATTCTTCCGTAAGGGTCAGCATATCCACCGGTTCGTCTCGCTGAAAGATATTCGCGGAAGCTTCAAAAAGCTCTCGATGGGCTTCTTTATAGAAATCCTCCGGCAACAACATTTCCAGTGAGACAAAAACAGCTTCCCGATCCAGCAACATGGCTCCCAGTACCGATTGTTCTGCTTCTACGCTATGAGGCGGTACCTGCATCATTTCCCTAAAATCTTCCATCAAGCCACCTCTCCTGTCTTCGTTTACTCAGCTTGTACCTTTACGTTCATACTGGCACTGACATTAGGATATACCTTTACTTCCACCACCGTATCCCCTAAATTTTTAATAGGATCTGAAAGGTTAATTTTGCGTTTATCTATTTTGATTTTATGCTGTTTTTGTAAGGCTTCTGCAATTTCTTTGTTGGTTACCGATCCAAACAAGCGACCACCTTCTCCGGCTTTGGTCTTCATAGTTACCGTTACTTTTTCGATGCGTTCTTTTA is drawn from Tindallia californiensis and contains these coding sequences:
- a CDS encoding DUF1858 domain-containing protein, which gives rise to MSKVNESMTIMDVLNMDPGVAPIFMKHGLACLGCPGATMESIADAGQVHGIDVSKLVSELNEYLEKAEA
- the dnaB gene encoding replicative DNA helicase, with product MEDFREMMQVPPHSVEAEQSVLGAMLLDREAVFVSLEMLLPEDFYKEAHRELFEASANIFQRDEPVDMLTLTEELKKRETLAAIGGIPYITSLTTSVPLTINVEYYAKIVEEKAVLRRLISSSREIAEQGYRPDVNVQELLEQAQKNIYDITQKQYRQGFTSIQEVVSEAFDEIEARYENKQAVTGLSTGFLDIDNKLNGLHASDLILVAARPAMGKSAFALNLAQNAALKSDAAVAIFSLEMSKEQLILRMLAAESMVDLGKIQSGQLNDEEWGRIAQAMVPLSAAKIFFDDSAGISVTQMRSKARRLKMEKGLDLVLIDYLQLMQGDGRTENRQQEISAISRNLKIMAKELDCPVIALSQLSRAPEQRADHKPILSDLRESGAIEQDADVVIFLYREAYYDEESEQQNLAEIIMAKHRHGETGTVEMVWLGQFQKFVDASKYM
- the rplI gene encoding 50S ribosomal protein L9, which encodes MKVILQQDVKGLGKKGEIVNASDGYARNFLIPKKMAIYANDGNVHTVEQQKKAQEKRKAEERQAAEELKERIEKVTVTMKTKAGEGGRLFGSVTNKEIAEALQKQHKIKIDKRKINLSDPIKNLGDTVVEVKVYPNVSASMNVKVQAE